One Veillonellales bacterium DNA window includes the following coding sequences:
- the gpmI gene encoding 2,3-bisphosphoglycerate-independent phosphoglycerate mutase, which yields MPIALLILDGWGIGRPDDPSNAIANSATPHMNLLPELYPATSLACSGEAVGLPEGQMGNSEVGHLNIGAGRVVYQELTRITKAIATGEFFDNRVLRRVMEQAKAGRGVLHLMGLLSDGGVHSHIRHLYALLEMAKRQGISQVYVHCFLDGRDVPPSSGIEYVKDLENKMAELGIGRIASIAGRYYAMDRDKRWERVEKAYNALVQRQGQHAATAQAAVEQSYAQGQTDEFVIPTVVDNCSDGGIQAGDGVIYFNFRPDRGRQLTRAFVDADFAGFIRPQGLLSLHFATMTQYDETLAVPVAYAPQYLKNTLGEVFSRQGLTQLRIAETEKYAHVTFFFNGGEEKPFTGEERVLIPSPKVATYDLKPEMSALAVTDKVVAEIKTGRYDLIILNYANGDMVGHTGKLAAAVQAVATVDSCLGRVVDAMRDRGGITCITADHGNAECMADPATGEPFTAHTTNRVPFILVAEKYKGAKLRAGSLADISPTILELVGIEIPPEMTGRSLLAKE from the coding sequence ATGCCAATCGCCTTGCTGATCCTGGATGGATGGGGCATAGGCCGCCCTGATGATCCCAGCAACGCTATTGCTAATTCTGCTACGCCTCATATGAACTTGCTGCCGGAATTGTATCCGGCTACCAGCTTAGCCTGTTCCGGCGAGGCGGTAGGACTGCCGGAAGGACAAATGGGCAACTCTGAGGTAGGACACTTAAACATTGGCGCCGGGCGGGTTGTCTATCAGGAACTGACCCGGATTACAAAGGCCATTGCCACCGGAGAATTTTTCGACAATCGGGTACTGCGCCGGGTTATGGAACAGGCCAAGGCAGGCCGGGGTGTGCTTCATCTTATGGGGCTGCTCTCCGACGGCGGTGTCCACAGCCATATCCGTCATTTGTACGCTTTGCTGGAAATGGCAAAGCGGCAGGGAATTTCCCAGGTTTATGTCCATTGCTTTCTCGACGGGAGGGATGTTCCTCCCAGCAGCGGGATAGAATACGTGAAAGACTTGGAAAATAAAATGGCTGAACTGGGGATCGGCAGAATTGCCAGCATCGCCGGCCGCTACTACGCCATGGATCGTGATAAGCGGTGGGAACGGGTTGAGAAAGCGTATAATGCTTTAGTGCAGCGGCAGGGCCAGCATGCAGCGACTGCTCAGGCTGCTGTTGAGCAGTCGTATGCTCAGGGACAAACCGATGAGTTTGTAATCCCAACCGTGGTGGACAATTGCAGCGACGGTGGGATTCAGGCCGGCGACGGCGTAATTTATTTTAATTTCCGGCCGGATCGGGGCCGTCAGCTGACCAGAGCCTTTGTGGACGCGGATTTTGCTGGCTTTATCCGTCCGCAAGGCTTGCTTTCCCTTCATTTTGCGACCATGACTCAATATGATGAAACATTGGCTGTACCGGTAGCGTATGCGCCGCAATATTTAAAAAATACTCTGGGCGAAGTATTCAGCCGGCAGGGGCTCACTCAGCTGAGGATTGCCGAAACGGAAAAATACGCGCATGTAACCTTTTTCTTTAACGGCGGGGAAGAAAAACCTTTTACAGGGGAAGAACGGGTGCTCATTCCTTCGCCGAAGGTTGCCACGTATGATCTGAAACCGGAAATGAGCGCTTTGGCAGTAACTGATAAAGTCGTAGCGGAAATCAAAACCGGCAGGTATGATTTGATTATCTTGAATTACGCCAATGGGGATATGGTTGGTCATACCGGCAAGCTGGCGGCGGCTGTTCAGGCCGTGGCCACGGTTGATTCCTGTCTGGGACGGGTGGTTGACGCTATGCGGGACCGGGGGGGAATCACCTGCATCACCGCCGATCACGGCAATGCGGAGTGCATGGCTGATCCGGCAACCGGCGAGCCTTTTACCGCTCATACCACCAACCGAGTACCCTTTATTCTGGTAGCGGAAAAGTACAAAGGGGCGAAGCTGCGAGCGGGAAGCCTGGCTGATATTTCACCTACCATCCTGGAATTGGTCGGCATCGAAATTCCGCCGGAAATGACAGGAAGGAGCTTGTTGGCGAAGGAATAG
- the tpiA gene encoding triose-phosphate isomerase: MRKPIIAGNWKMHKTIGEAQQLTKELVKLTADAKKVDIVICPTFIALAGVKQALAGSAVKLGAQNMHWEQQGAFTGEISPSMLKDAGCDYVIIGHSERRQYFAETDSTVNEKLKAAFANDLIPILCVGETLEQREAGTTEAIVERQVGIDLAGLSDEQISRMVIAYEPIWAIGTGRTASADDANSVCAFIRQTVGTMFKGSTADEVRIQYGGSVKPANIAELMAKSDIDGALVGGAALDAAGFSKIVKF; the protein is encoded by the coding sequence ATGCGTAAACCGATTATTGCCGGCAACTGGAAGATGCATAAAACTATTGGCGAGGCTCAGCAGCTGACAAAAGAACTGGTCAAGCTGACGGCTGACGCCAAGAAAGTAGATATTGTCATTTGTCCGACCTTTATTGCTTTAGCGGGGGTAAAGCAGGCACTGGCCGGAAGTGCCGTCAAGCTGGGTGCCCAGAACATGCACTGGGAGCAGCAGGGAGCTTTTACCGGTGAGATTTCACCATCTATGCTGAAAGATGCGGGCTGCGATTATGTGATCATCGGCCACTCGGAACGCCGCCAGTATTTTGCTGAAACCGACAGCACGGTCAACGAAAAATTAAAGGCTGCTTTTGCCAATGATCTGATCCCGATTCTGTGTGTGGGTGAAACATTGGAACAGCGGGAAGCAGGAACTACCGAAGCGATAGTGGAACGTCAAGTCGGCATTGATTTGGCGGGATTATCCGATGAGCAGATTTCCCGGATGGTGATTGCCTATGAACCGATTTGGGCTATTGGCACCGGTCGGACGGCATCTGCCGACGACGCCAATAGCGTATGCGCTTTTATTCGCCAGACAGTCGGAACTATGTTCAAAGGCAGTACGGCAGATGAAGTCCGCATTCAGTATGGCGGCAGCGTAAAACCGGCCAATATCGCCGAATTAATGGCCAAAAGCGATATCGACGGCGCTTTGGTAGGCGGTGCTGCTTTGGATGCTGCTGGCTTTAGCAAAATCGTTAAATTTTAA
- a CDS encoding phosphoglycerate kinase: MEKKCLRDVQLSGKKVLVRVDYNVPMDKSGHITNDARIRATLNTLEYLLAQNAAVILASHLGRPKGTVMPEFSLAPVGKKLSQLIGREVQFASDCIGPEAERKVKELQPGQILLLENLRFHKAEEKNDPDFARQLAGLADVAVNDAFGVSHRAHASVEGITKFIPMIAGFLMEKEIVFLGRALTQPVRPFAAIIGGAKVSDKIGVIDNLLGKVDTLIIGGGMANTFIAAQGYSTGKSLVEADKLELARQLMEKAREQKVNLLLPTDVVIADQFAADAKTKVVGIGEIEDGWMALDIGPETGIAYAAALQDARTVVWNGPMGVFEMDAFAKGTEKVAKAVASSQATSIVGGGDSIAALEKTGLAKEITHISTGGGASLEFLEGKVLPGIAALADK, encoded by the coding sequence ATGGAGAAAAAATGTCTGCGTGATGTCCAGCTGAGCGGCAAAAAAGTATTGGTACGGGTCGATTACAATGTTCCGATGGATAAAAGCGGCCATATTACCAATGATGCCCGCATCCGGGCAACACTGAATACGTTGGAATATTTGCTGGCGCAAAATGCAGCCGTGATTTTGGCCAGCCATCTGGGACGTCCCAAAGGAACAGTGATGCCGGAGTTTTCCCTGGCGCCTGTGGGCAAAAAGCTGTCGCAGCTCATCGGACGGGAAGTACAATTCGCGTCCGACTGCATCGGGCCGGAAGCCGAGCGGAAGGTCAAAGAGCTGCAGCCGGGGCAAATTTTGCTGTTGGAAAATTTGCGTTTTCATAAAGCGGAAGAGAAAAACGATCCGGATTTTGCCCGTCAACTGGCCGGCCTGGCCGATGTGGCCGTGAATGATGCATTCGGTGTGTCCCACAGGGCTCATGCATCGGTGGAAGGGATCACTAAATTTATCCCTATGATAGCGGGCTTCTTAATGGAAAAAGAAATTGTTTTCCTGGGGAGGGCACTGACACAGCCTGTCCGTCCCTTTGCTGCTATTATCGGCGGAGCAAAAGTATCGGATAAAATCGGCGTCATTGACAATTTGCTGGGCAAAGTGGACACGTTAATCATTGGCGGCGGGATGGCTAACACCTTTATTGCGGCTCAAGGCTATTCTACCGGTAAATCCCTGGTGGAAGCGGATAAACTGGAACTGGCTCGCCAATTGATGGAAAAAGCTCGTGAGCAAAAAGTGAATTTGTTATTGCCGACTGATGTGGTGATTGCCGATCAATTTGCGGCCGATGCGAAAACCAAGGTAGTCGGGATTGGCGAGATTGAAGACGGCTGGATGGCGCTTGATATCGGACCGGAGACGGGCATTGCTTACGCCGCGGCTTTGCAGGATGCCAGGACGGTAGTGTGGAATGGACCGATGGGGGTGTTTGAGATGGATGCTTTTGCCAAAGGAACGGAAAAGGTTGCCAAGGCGGTTGCTTCTTCTCAGGCCACCAGCATTGTCGGCGGCGGTGATTCCATAGCGGCCCTGGAAAAGACCGGTCTGGCTAAAGAGATTACCCATATTTCCACCGGCGGCGGCGCATCATTAGAATTTTTGGAAGGTAAAGTATTGCCGGGCATTGCCGCTTTAGCCGATAAATGA
- the gap gene encoding type I glyceraldehyde-3-phosphate dehydrogenase — MATKVGINGFGRIGRNVFRAALGNPAVDIVAVNDLTDAKTLAHLLKYDSVHGILDAEVKADGNDIVVNGKTIKVLAEKDPANLPWKDLGVDVVVESTGRFTARDKAAAHLTAGEKKVVISAPAKNEDITIVMGVNQDKYDAAKHHVISNASCTTNCLAPFAKVLHDSFGIKRGLMTTVHSYTNDQRILDLPHKDLRRARSAGMSIIPTTTGAAKAVALVLPELKGKLNGFAMRVPTPNVSVVDLVAELDKTVTAEEINAALKKAAEGELKGVLAYCDEPLVSKDFNGNPNSSIVDALSTMVIEGNLVKVVSWYDNEWGYSNRVVDLIGFIAKKGL; from the coding sequence ATGGCAACAAAAGTAGGAATTAATGGGTTTGGTCGTATTGGCCGTAATGTTTTTCGGGCGGCGCTGGGCAATCCGGCGGTAGACATTGTAGCAGTCAATGATTTGACGGATGCAAAAACACTGGCTCATCTGCTAAAGTATGATTCCGTTCACGGCATACTGGATGCAGAAGTCAAAGCAGACGGTAATGATATTGTTGTAAACGGCAAGACCATCAAAGTTTTGGCGGAAAAAGACCCGGCTAACCTTCCCTGGAAAGATTTGGGGGTTGACGTGGTCGTAGAATCAACCGGACGGTTCACCGCTCGGGATAAGGCAGCGGCTCATTTGACTGCAGGGGAGAAAAAAGTTGTTATTTCCGCGCCGGCAAAAAATGAAGATATCACCATTGTTATGGGTGTTAACCAGGATAAATACGACGCGGCTAAGCATCATGTCATTTCCAATGCTTCCTGCACCACCAACTGCCTGGCTCCTTTTGCCAAAGTCCTCCATGACAGTTTTGGTATCAAACGGGGCTTAATGACCACGGTTCATTCTTATACCAATGACCAGAGAATTCTGGATCTGCCCCATAAAGATTTACGCCGGGCCCGCTCTGCCGGCATGTCCATTATTCCGACAACCACCGGCGCCGCCAAAGCGGTTGCTCTGGTTCTGCCGGAATTGAAGGGCAAGTTGAACGGTTTTGCGATGCGGGTTCCCACGCCGAATGTATCGGTGGTTGATTTGGTGGCTGAACTGGATAAAACAGTGACTGCCGAAGAGATCAATGCCGCACTGAAGAAAGCGGCGGAAGGCGAATTAAAAGGCGTTCTCGCTTACTGCGACGAACCGCTTGTATCCAAGGATTTCAACGGCAATCCAAATTCCTCCATCGTTGACGCTTTGTCCACCATGGTTATCGAGGGTAATTTGGTGAAGGTCGTCTCCTGGTATGACAACGAATGGGGTTATTCCAACCGGGTCGTTGATTTAATTGGCTTTATCGCTAAAAAAGGACTGTAA
- a CDS encoding sugar-binding domain-containing protein — protein sequence MERIVQLHRKIAPELIAVVEERYDILRHVQHDGPIGRRALSQSLGIGERVVRAQVDFLKTAGLVDFSPLGMTVTQDGQTILADLAEYIRLLRGLTLLETELAERLGLKQVIVVPGDSDLDSAVKRELGRTAANVLAQHLTENMTVAVSGGSTMAGMAESICLSAPTTTVVPARGGLGEQVEYQANIIAAVMAAKIGGHYRLLHIPDGVSEKALGAIMAGDATITSVIDMVKHADILIHSIGRAHDMAVRRSCDASLAEDIVSKGAVGEALGHYCTLQGECVYVTSSVGLRLADLAQIGLVIAVAGGRKKAAAIVAVISAGGQDILVIDEAAAREIANLV from the coding sequence TTGGAAAGAATTGTTCAACTGCATCGCAAAATTGCACCGGAATTGATTGCTGTGGTGGAAGAACGCTACGATATTCTTCGCCATGTGCAGCATGACGGACCCATCGGCCGGCGGGCATTGTCCCAATCATTAGGTATCGGCGAACGGGTCGTCCGGGCACAGGTTGATTTTCTGAAAACTGCCGGGTTAGTTGATTTTTCACCTTTAGGCATGACAGTTACCCAAGACGGGCAGACTATTCTTGCCGATTTGGCTGAATATATCCGGTTATTGCGGGGCCTTACCTTATTGGAGACGGAGCTGGCAGAACGTCTGGGATTAAAACAAGTCATTGTTGTTCCCGGGGACAGCGATCTCGACAGTGCCGTAAAGCGGGAATTGGGCCGCACGGCGGCCAATGTTCTGGCCCAACACTTGACTGAAAATATGACGGTGGCCGTCAGCGGCGGGTCGACAATGGCCGGTATGGCCGAAAGCATCTGCCTGTCGGCGCCGACGACTACGGTAGTGCCGGCCAGAGGCGGGCTGGGTGAACAGGTTGAATATCAGGCGAATATTATCGCTGCGGTCATGGCTGCTAAAATTGGCGGACATTATCGTCTGCTGCACATCCCGGATGGAGTGAGTGAGAAGGCTCTGGGAGCCATTATGGCCGGTGATGCTACGATTACCAGTGTGATCGACATGGTCAAGCATGCGGATATTCTGATCCATAGCATTGGCAGGGCCCATGACATGGCGGTGCGCCGCAGCTGCGATGCATCGCTGGCGGAAGACATCGTCAGCAAGGGGGCGGTGGGGGAAGCTTTGGGACATTATTGCACTCTTCAGGGAGAGTGTGTCTATGTAACCAGCAGTGTGGGCCTGCGCTTGGCTGATTTGGCTCAAATCGGTCTGGTTATTGCGGTGGCCGGCGGCCGGAAAAAGGCGGCGGCCATTGTCGCTGTTATCAGCGCCGGCGGTCAGGATATACTCGTTATTGACGAAGCTGCCGCCAGGGAAATAGCGAATCTTGTTTGA
- a CDS encoding ABC transporter ATP-binding protein produces the protein MAQVKIDGITKQFGEVKAVDNFNLTVADGEFVSILGPSGCGKTTMLRMVAGFERATEGEISIGDKLVSSSKNVTFVPPEKRNIGMVFQSYAVWPHMTVFNNVAYPLKIKKVSKSEIEAKTNRVLELVHLDGYAKRYPHQLSGGQQQRVALARALVGEPRLLLLDEPLSNLDAKLRESMRFEIKELQRNLGITVIYVTHDQAEAMAMSDRIVVMNQGVIQQIDKPIKIYENPVNKIVADFIGLVNFIPAEVTADKIVMPSLQYTLHQPSSFSGKALVAVRPEHIVMSQENGDLRGILSHKFYMGDSTDCRIKVKDTILRVIAKAGAFADYPDGKELFLRFDKVMVFPQN, from the coding sequence ATGGCTCAGGTCAAAATCGACGGAATAACCAAGCAATTTGGGGAAGTGAAGGCAGTTGATAATTTTAATTTGACGGTTGCGGATGGGGAATTTGTTTCCATCCTGGGACCATCGGGCTGTGGCAAGACAACGATGCTGCGAATGGTGGCAGGGTTTGAGCGAGCCACGGAAGGCGAAATCTCTATTGGGGATAAGCTGGTAAGCTCCAGTAAAAATGTTACCTTTGTGCCGCCGGAAAAGCGCAATATCGGCATGGTCTTTCAGTCCTATGCCGTCTGGCCCCATATGACTGTTTTTAATAATGTCGCTTATCCATTAAAAATTAAAAAAGTATCCAAAAGTGAAATTGAAGCAAAAACCAATCGGGTTCTCGAATTGGTTCATCTGGATGGGTATGCAAAACGATATCCCCATCAATTGTCAGGCGGGCAGCAGCAGCGGGTGGCTTTGGCCCGGGCGCTGGTAGGCGAACCGCGACTGCTGTTGCTGGATGAACCCCTGAGCAATCTGGACGCCAAACTGCGGGAAAGTATGCGGTTTGAAATTAAGGAACTGCAGCGCAATCTGGGTATTACCGTTATTTATGTTACCCACGATCAGGCCGAAGCAATGGCTATGAGTGACCGAATCGTTGTCATGAATCAAGGAGTGATTCAGCAGATTGACAAACCAATTAAGATTTATGAAAATCCGGTGAACAAGATTGTGGCTGATTTTATCGGGCTGGTTAATTTTATACCGGCAGAGGTTACGGCAGATAAAATTGTTATGCCCAGTCTGCAATACACGCTGCATCAGCCGAGCTCCTTTTCCGGCAAGGCGTTGGTGGCAGTCCGGCCGGAGCATATTGTTATGAGCCAGGAAAATGGCGATTTGCGGGGAATCTTATCCCATAAGTTTTACATGGGAGATTCTACCGACTGCCGGATTAAGGTCAAAGATACCATCCTCCGGGTTATTGCCAAGGCGGGAGCGTTTGCGGACTATCCGGACGGAAAAGAGTTGTTTTTGCGGTTCGATAAAGTGATGGTTTTTCCCCAGAATTAA
- a CDS encoding iron ABC transporter permease produces MSIRGIFSRLDAKWLVILLAVAVLVFFVVVPMVYLVYNSFMAGGSINFSNYQTVYSKVVNWTALMNTFKLSLLVMGLSLVISFPLAWLVGRTNLPAKGFFRTSFVATYMIPPYVGAIAWAQLLNPSVGYVNTLLVSWFHLTASPFNIYSMSGLVWVLTLFYSPFAFITISRALEKMDPTLEEAARISGASPLRALVDVTLPLMFPSILAGGLLVFIAAGSCFGIPSIIGMPAQIEVLTTRIVTYVYMGDSKGIRDATALAVSLMLIANSLLFFMTYMVGKKDYVTIGGKSTRPNIVDLGKWKWLAVAIVIGYGLVSVFLPLAAILVTSMIKSLSQPITFSNLTFANWLPVMQSQQYLVPIKNSFITATIAATISTFIAILVSYLLVKTKAKGRTIPDVLSTLGGATPSVVIALALIITFSGKIGLNLYSTLAILIVGYMVKYLTMGVRTISASLSQVHSSLEEAALNSGASWIRTCKDILLPLIAPSIVAGWFLVFMPSFYELTMSIILYGAKTKTIGVLLYELQTYADPQNASVLSVLVLLIVLVGNLIIRKITKGNVGI; encoded by the coding sequence GTGAGTATCCGGGGGATTTTTTCTCGTTTAGATGCTAAGTGGCTCGTTATATTATTGGCAGTCGCCGTATTGGTGTTTTTTGTTGTTGTGCCGATGGTATATTTGGTATATAACAGCTTTATGGCCGGCGGCAGCATTAATTTCAGCAATTACCAAACCGTATATAGTAAAGTCGTGAACTGGACGGCTTTAATGAATACCTTTAAGTTGTCATTGCTGGTGATGGGGCTTAGTTTGGTGATTTCTTTTCCCCTGGCCTGGCTTGTCGGCAGAACGAATCTTCCGGCCAAGGGATTTTTCCGTACGTCTTTTGTTGCAACGTATATGATTCCGCCTTATGTGGGTGCCATTGCCTGGGCCCAGCTGCTGAATCCCAGTGTCGGTTATGTGAATACACTACTGGTAAGCTGGTTTCACTTAACAGCTTCGCCCTTTAACATTTACAGTATGAGCGGTCTTGTTTGGGTATTGACCCTGTTTTATTCACCTTTTGCTTTTATCACGATTTCACGGGCTTTGGAAAAAATGGATCCTACACTGGAGGAAGCTGCCAGGATTTCAGGCGCCTCGCCCCTGCGGGCTCTGGTGGATGTTACCCTGCCGCTAATGTTTCCCAGTATTCTGGCGGGGGGGCTGCTGGTCTTTATTGCCGCCGGATCCTGTTTCGGCATTCCGTCGATTATCGGTATGCCGGCTCAGATTGAGGTGCTTACCACCCGGATTGTTACTTATGTCTATATGGGAGACAGCAAAGGCATCCGGGATGCAACAGCTTTGGCGGTTTCGTTAATGCTGATCGCCAATTCCCTTTTGTTCTTTATGACTTATATGGTAGGGAAAAAGGATTATGTCACCATTGGCGGCAAAAGCACCAGACCGAATATTGTAGATCTGGGCAAATGGAAATGGCTGGCTGTTGCGATAGTGATAGGCTACGGATTGGTTTCAGTGTTCCTGCCGCTGGCGGCTATTCTGGTGACTTCCATGATCAAATCTTTGTCCCAGCCCATTACCTTCAGTAATCTGACTTTTGCCAACTGGCTGCCGGTTATGCAAAGTCAGCAGTATTTAGTCCCGATTAAAAACAGTTTTATTACGGCAACAATTGCGGCGACGATTTCCACCTTTATTGCTATCTTAGTCAGCTATTTATTGGTGAAAACCAAGGCCAAAGGGCGAACGATACCGGATGTCTTATCGACTTTGGGCGGAGCTACTCCCAGTGTGGTTATTGCTCTGGCTTTGATTATCACCTTTTCCGGCAAAATCGGCTTAAATCTATATTCTACTCTTGCCATCCTGATTGTTGGCTATATGGTCAAATATCTGACCATGGGAGTTCGCACGATTTCGGCTTCTCTGAGCCAGGTGCATTCATCTTTGGAAGAAGCGGCGCTGAATTCCGGTGCAAGCTGGATTCGAACCTGTAAAGATATCTTACTTCCCCTAATCGCACCATCAATTGTCGCCGGCTGGTTTCTGGTGTTTATGCCTTCGTTTTATGAGCTTACCATGTCCATCATTTTGTATGGGGCGAAGACAAAAACAATTGGTGTGCTGCTGTATGAACTGCAAACTTATGCCGATCCACAAAATGCATCCGTGCTTTCGGTATTGGTTTTGCTGATTGTGCTTGTCGGCAATTTGATTATTCGGAAGATAACAAAAGGCAACGTTGGTATTTAA
- a CDS encoding ABC transporter substrate-binding protein, whose protein sequence is MKKRMLVCVALIAAVTFLAMVFAGCGSSTADKPKAGGGPKGTVMIYTSIYPDIIESVKPALAKAFPDLEIQWFQGGTEKVMTKVSGEIEANKVQADLLMVADPSYYITLKNQGLLLKYDAPNRKDVKINKDADGYWTGVRISNMVIAYNTSKVNPADAPKSWQDLLDPKWNGRIAMPSPLLSGTAYVTAGALSDKFGWDYFTALKNNGLKVEEGNAAIQNKLITGEYLAVVILEENILKMAAKGEPVKVVYPEDGTVVIPSPIAIMKDSKNPEAAQAVLNWWLSKEGQEAVVKGWMHSVRDDVEPPKGAPALKTFIDKSFKLDWDKLSQDAEKIKDTFRATVLDK, encoded by the coding sequence GTGAAGAAACGAATGCTTGTTTGTGTGGCTTTGATTGCGGCGGTTACTTTCCTGGCTATGGTGTTTGCCGGCTGTGGCAGTTCTACCGCCGATAAGCCAAAGGCGGGGGGAGGGCCTAAGGGGACGGTAATGATTTACACCTCAATTTATCCTGACATCATTGAATCGGTAAAACCGGCTCTGGCAAAGGCTTTTCCTGATTTGGAGATCCAATGGTTCCAGGGAGGAACGGAAAAAGTTATGACCAAGGTTTCCGGTGAAATTGAGGCGAATAAAGTTCAAGCCGATTTGCTGATGGTAGCGGATCCATCCTACTACATAACGCTAAAAAATCAAGGATTGCTGCTCAAATATGACGCTCCGAACCGTAAGGATGTCAAAATCAATAAAGACGCAGACGGTTACTGGACCGGTGTGCGGATATCCAATATGGTAATCGCCTATAACACCAGCAAGGTCAACCCGGCCGATGCGCCGAAATCCTGGCAGGATCTGCTTGATCCCAAATGGAACGGGCGGATTGCAATGCCCAGTCCACTGTTGTCCGGCACCGCTTATGTAACGGCGGGAGCTTTGTCCGACAAGTTCGGTTGGGACTATTTTACGGCTTTAAAAAACAATGGTTTGAAGGTTGAAGAAGGAAACGCCGCTATTCAAAATAAACTGATAACCGGTGAATATCTGGCGGTTGTTATTCTGGAAGAAAATATTCTTAAAATGGCCGCTAAGGGAGAACCGGTAAAAGTCGTATATCCGGAAGACGGAACGGTTGTTATTCCCAGCCCGATTGCAATTATGAAGGACAGCAAAAATCCGGAGGCAGCACAGGCCGTACTGAACTGGTGGCTGTCGAAGGAAGGGCAGGAAGCGGTAGTTAAAGGCTGGATGCATTCGGTGCGGGATGATGTGGAACCGCCTAAAGGCGCACCGGCGTTAAAGACATTTATTGACAAATCCTTCAAATTAGATTGGGATAAGCTTTCCCAAGATGCGGAAAAAATTAAGGACACCTTTAGAGCAACAGTATTAGATAAATAA
- a CDS encoding MgtC/SapB family protein, producing MIADIDVFIRLVVALLLGGLIGYERQACNKSAGLRTHVLVCIGSCLIMVLSINIYHTVQGLTNADPTRLAAQVVSGIGFLGAGTIMKEGATIKGLTTAASLWVVSGVGLAVGSGYYFSALFATVLVFLTLTMLQRFEKAVHIDGVMMVSIDAIDQPGQIGKICGYFGSSGISIQDIRIEEESNQHLLLSIALRLPEEANTNGMTSSLMMIDGIYSVKWNEKFSLQEGIFKI from the coding sequence TTGATTGCGGACATTGATGTTTTTATCCGGCTGGTGGTTGCATTATTGTTAGGCGGCTTGATCGGCTATGAACGGCAGGCTTGTAACAAGTCTGCCGGGCTGAGAACGCATGTGCTTGTCTGCATCGGTTCCTGCCTGATCATGGTTTTGTCCATTAATATTTACCATACGGTACAGGGCTTGACAAATGCGGATCCAACCCGTTTGGCGGCGCAGGTGGTCAGCGGTATTGGCTTTCTTGGTGCCGGGACCATTATGAAGGAAGGGGCGACGATAAAGGGGTTGACTACCGCAGCCAGCTTATGGGTCGTTTCCGGAGTGGGGCTGGCTGTAGGCAGCGGTTATTATTTCAGCGCCTTATTTGCTACTGTGCTGGTATTTTTAACCCTGACTATGCTGCAGCGGTTTGAGAAGGCCGTTCATATTGACGGCGTGATGATGGTCAGCATTGATGCGATTGACCAACCGGGACAGATTGGCAAGATTTGCGGCTATTTTGGCAGTTCGGGAATCAGCATTCAGGACATCCGGATTGAGGAGGAGAGCAATCAGCATTTGCTTTTATCGATAGCCTTGCGGCTGCCTGAAGAAGCGAATACAAATGGAATGACATCCAGCCTGATGATGATTGACGGAATTTATTCGGTGAAGTGGAATGAAAAATTTTCTTTGCAGGAAGGAATATTCAAAATTTAG
- a CDS encoding glycerol-3-phosphate responsive antiterminator, whose translation MNLLCSAGQVIPAPRTPEDFKYAITKTDSASIILLFGDIIMLPDLLAQAQAYRKRLLVHLDLLEGIGKDEAGIRFLARLGVTGLITTKSHLCKIGREEGMLVIQRLFLLDSDALKTGLHLLRKFQPDALEVLPASIPASVVRLLAEETQLPILAGGLMHTPEDVQQSLQNGIYAVSASKRELWNTVYTLQK comes from the coding sequence TTGAATTTATTGTGTTCTGCCGGCCAGGTGATACCGGCGCCGCGTACGCCGGAAGACTTTAAATACGCGATTACTAAAACGGATTCGGCGAGTATTATTTTGCTGTTCGGCGATATTATTATGCTGCCGGATCTTTTGGCTCAGGCGCAGGCTTACCGGAAGCGGCTCTTGGTACATCTGGATTTACTGGAAGGAATCGGCAAGGATGAGGCAGGTATCCGGTTTTTAGCCCGCTTAGGAGTTACGGGACTGATTACGACGAAATCCCACTTATGCAAAATTGGCCGGGAAGAGGGGATGCTGGTAATCCAGCGGTTATTTTTACTGGATTCGGATGCCTTGAAAACCGGTCTTCATCTTCTGCGCAAGTTTCAGCCGGACGCCCTGGAAGTATTGCCGGCATCCATTCCCGCCAGCGTAGTCCGTCTGCTGGCAGAGGAAACTCAGCTGCCTATTTTGGCCGGAGGACTGATGCACACTCCCGAGGACGTTCAGCAGTCGTTGCAAAACGGAATTTATGCCGTAAGCGCCAGCAAACGGGAGTTGTGGAATACTGTGTATACATTGCAAAAATAG